In the genome of Danio rerio strain Tuebingen ecotype United States chromosome 23, GRCz12tu, whole genome shotgun sequence, one region contains:
- the zgc:112994 gene encoding breast carcinoma-amplified sequence 1 isoform X1: protein MGNEQSAQKKRQKANPEKKVHNGELNGHAVPTPDQTEPVAKKEAPVEQKSEAPPVTVKEEPKPPEKEEVDNSKANKPAHVETTPEKKITVTTEPEPPKKASPKSSGDEAPNFFGKMFKKKPEPVKPASEKNDTVDAPVTVLELKIDAQPDKVFINTDQKETELVDGLPAQPISSDSTKKSSSMHKAVTYLEVVLDLPAQAPVVVAEELQNQEPVVRKAINVGHLMSEEAMVNADFPGEEELKTLDAEKALMEDKELIKIVESIISEELSSENKPNDTKHLTSDADVSKEPPKISSHSEEPVSAMKDLRFPPQQLLQIPQEQHSRSHVYDERLTNNLKVAAEEPITASSIKQAEEKPTPAAFELALAANASVAETISHIHEEPDDLQKNKLRVVAEEPLTSSVEQAMVAEEEDTPAAAFELASAAGRATAVDEESWVVIEEQAQRFGEPQSKCNSVDSAQLFSQLRSVCTKVLEDASCKPLSVDVYADESSIHITIGVCLEEFARKK from the exons ATGGGAAACGAACAATCAGCCCAGAAAAAACGACAAAag GCAAATCCTGAGAAAAAAGTCCACAATGGAGAACTGAACGGGCACGCTGTACCAACTCCAGATCAAACTGAACCTG TTGCTAAAAAAGAAGCCCCAGTAGAGCAAAAGAGTGAAGCTCCACCAGTGACTGTCAAAGAGGAACCAAAACCACCAGAAAAGGAGGAGGTTGACAACAGTAAAGCCAACAAACCTGCACACGTGGAAACAACACCTGAGAAAAAAATCACAGTCACAACAGAGCCAGAGCCTCCCAAAAAAGCCAGCCCTAAGTCTAGTGGAGATGAGGCACCCAACTTCTTtggtaaaatgttcaaaaagaagCCTGAACCAGTAAAGCCTGCATCAGAAAAGAATGACACAGTGGACGCACCAGTGACAGTGCTGGAGCTGAAAATCGATGCACAGCCT GACAAAGTCTTCATTAACACAGACCAAAAGGAGACGGAGTTAGTTGATGGCCTTCCTGCTCAACCCATAAGTTCAGACTCAACCAAAAAGTCATCAAGCATGCATAAAGCTGTGACCTACCTGGAGGTTGTACTAGATTTGCCTGCACAAGCTCCAGTTGTAGTTGCTGAAGAGCTACAAAATCAAGAACCAGTTGTACGAAAAGCCATAAATGTGGGACATCTGATGTCTGAAGAAGCAATGGTGAACGCTGACTTTCCAGGAGAGGAAGAACTGAAGACTTTGGATGCTGAAAAAGCTTTGATGGAGGACAAAGAGCTTATAAAAATAGTTGAGAGCATAATATCAGAAGAATTATCATCCGAGAATAAGCCAAATGATACCAAACATCTGACATCTGATGCAGATGTTTCCAAAGAGCCTCCAAAGATCTCGTCTCATTCTGAAGAACCAGTCAGTGCCATGAAAGATTTGAGATTTCCTCCACAACAACTTCTCCAGATTCCTCAAGAACAGCACTCCAGAAGCCATGTATATGATGAACGTCTGACGAACAatctcaaagttgctgcagaagAACCAATAACAGCATCATCTATTAAACAAGCAGAAGAAAAGCCAACTCCTGCTGCTTTTGAATTAGCATTAGCTGCCAATGCATCTGTAGCAGAAACCATAAGCCACATACATGAAGAACCAGATGATCTTCAGAAAAACAAGCTCAGGGTTGTCGCAGAAGAGCCATTAACATCATCTGTTGAACAAGCAATGGTTGCAGAAGAAGAAGACACTCCTGCTGCTGCTTTTGAATTAGCTTCAGCTGCTGGCAGAGCCACGGCTGTAGATGAAGAAAGTTGGGTGGTTATAGAAGAACAAGCTCAACGCTTTGGAGAACCTCAAAGTAAATGCAATTCTGTGGACTCTGCTCAACTGTTCTCCCAGCTGAGGTCTGTTTGCACTAAGGTTTTAGAGGATGCTTCGTGTAAACCGCTCAGTGTAGATGTGTATGCTGACGAAAGCAGTATTCACATCACCATTGGGGTTTGTCTGGAAGAGTTTGCTCGTAAGAAATAA